From the Desulfobacterales bacterium genome, one window contains:
- a CDS encoding integration host factor subunit alpha, translating into MTLTKNEIVAQVHEMGFTQKKSVDIIESLLEIIKRTLQQGEDILISGFGKFCIKSKRKRRGRNPATGDDLMLKEKTVVTFKCSGRLRDTINEGC; encoded by the coding sequence ATGACATTAACGAAGAATGAAATAGTTGCTCAAGTACATGAAATGGGATTCACCCAAAAAAAATCGGTGGATATAATTGAATCGTTACTCGAAATTATTAAGCGGACACTTCAACAAGGGGAGGATATCCTTATTTCCGGATTTGGAAAATTCTGCATAAAAAGTAAACGCAAACGCCGTGGACGAAATCCGGCTACCGGAGATGATCTTATGCTCAAAGAAAAAACTGTAGTAACATTTAAATGTTCCGGAAGATTAAGAGATACAATTAATGAGG